A genome region from Deinococcus sp. HSC-46F16 includes the following:
- a CDS encoding heme o synthase, with protein MTDTHLAASPAPAGTAAAAPRPTWRDYLALTKPKVISLLLWTTLTAMVMAAEGWPGLWLLVVVSLAGYASAGSAGVFNMIIDRDIDLRMKRTSARPTSSGLIGTREAAIFGTALQVLSFVALWVWATPLSAWMSLAGFFTYVVVYTLWLKRTTWHNIVLGGAAGCFPPLVGWAAVTGELPLFAWFLFAIVFFWTPVHFWALALMIKDEYREVGIPMLPVVHGDRLTAAQIWLYAIYTVVLSVMPVFFQAVGGLYFVAALGLGGWLLVLSWRLRGHVMAGGKIERPVTLPLYLYSMLYLALLFLAGAVDRVLLA; from the coding sequence ATGACGGACACCCACCTCGCCGCCTCGCCTGCCCCGGCGGGCACGGCTGCGGCCGCTCCCCGCCCCACCTGGCGCGATTACCTCGCCCTGACCAAGCCCAAGGTCATCAGCCTGCTGCTGTGGACCACCCTCACCGCGATGGTGATGGCCGCCGAGGGCTGGCCGGGGCTGTGGCTGCTGGTCGTCGTCAGCCTCGCCGGGTACGCCTCGGCGGGGTCGGCGGGTGTGTTCAACATGATCATCGACCGCGACATCGACCTGCGCATGAAGCGCACGTCCGCGCGGCCCACCTCCAGCGGCTTGATCGGCACCCGCGAGGCGGCGATCTTCGGCACCGCCTTGCAGGTGCTGTCCTTCGTGGCCCTGTGGGTGTGGGCCACCCCATTGAGTGCGTGGATGAGCCTGGCGGGCTTTTTCACCTACGTGGTGGTCTACACCCTGTGGCTCAAGCGCACGACCTGGCACAACATCGTGCTGGGGGGCGCGGCCGGGTGCTTTCCGCCGCTGGTGGGCTGGGCCGCCGTGACGGGCGAGTTGCCGCTCTTCGCGTGGTTTCTCTTCGCCATCGTGTTCTTCTGGACCCCGGTGCACTTCTGGGCGCTCGCGCTGATGATCAAAGACGAGTACCGCGAGGTCGGCATTCCCATGCTGCCGGTTGTGCACGGCGACCGACTGACGGCCGCGCAGATCTGGCTGTACGCGATCTACACGGTGGTCCTGTCCGTCATGCCCGTCTTTTTCCAGGCGGTCGGGGGGCTGTACTTCGTGGCGGCGCTGGGGCTGGGCGGGTGGCTGCTGGTGCTCTCGTGGCGGCTGCGCGGACACGTGATGGCGGGGGGCAAGATCGAGCGCCCGGTGACCCTGCCGCTGTACCTGTATTCCATGCTCTACCTCGCCCTGCTGTTTCTGGCCGGGGCCGTCG
- a CDS encoding D-lyxose/D-mannose family sugar isomerase, producing the protein MFRSEVNAAQRQAVALLHDLRFAPPPWATWSPEEWAAQPEVAAYCRARQMGWDVTDFGSGDFARRGLLLICTRNGRPGVPGDVPYAEKVLLVGEGQETPLHTHHHKTEDIIHRGGGVLVMELALVTSQGEVRDVPVPVLTDGRVRHVPPLAPLALHPGESITLRPGTYHRFYARPGGGPVLAGEVSAVNDDLHDNVFLEAVGRFPPVEPDEAPLYPLWSEVGEVP; encoded by the coding sequence ATGTTCCGGTCCGAAGTCAATGCCGCCCAGCGCCAGGCCGTCGCCCTGCTGCATGACCTGCGCTTCGCTCCGCCGCCCTGGGCTACCTGGTCGCCGGAGGAGTGGGCCGCTCAACCGGAGGTCGCCGCCTACTGCCGCGCCCGGCAGATGGGCTGGGACGTGACCGACTTCGGCTCAGGCGACTTTGCCCGCCGGGGCCTGCTGCTGATCTGCACCCGCAACGGCCGCCCTGGGGTGCCCGGCGACGTGCCCTACGCCGAGAAAGTGCTGCTGGTGGGCGAGGGGCAGGAGACGCCGCTGCACACCCACCACCACAAAACCGAGGACATCATTCACCGGGGGGGCGGGGTGCTCGTGATGGAACTGGCCCTGGTGACCTCGCAGGGCGAGGTCCGCGACGTGCCCGTGCCCGTCTTGACCGATGGCCGGGTGCGCCACGTTCCGCCGCTGGCGCCGCTCGCCCTGCACCCCGGCGAGAGCATCACGCTGCGGCCGGGCACCTACCACCGCTTCTACGCGCGGCCCGGCGGCGGTCCGGTCCTGGCTGGAGAGGTCAGCGCGGTGAACGACGACCTGCACGACAACGTGTTTCTGGAGGCGGTGGGCCGCTTTCCCCCAGTGGAGCCCGATGAAGCGCCGCTCTACCCGCTGTGGAGCGAGGTGGGGGAGGTCCCCTGA
- a CDS encoding COX15/CtaA family protein, whose protein sequence is MSGTLTVPRRGAGAWLPRLAWAALAYNVLVILWGAVVRITGAGAGCGDHWPLCNGVVVPPSPTVHTLIEFSHRLTSGASGLIALALIALAFRAAPKGHPVRLGAVLSFGLILLEGLVGGVQVLLGLTADSTDPARGLVQGIHLANTFLLLGALLLTALWASGRPALRLRGQGKALGALAVGLGLTLVLGMAGAVTALGDLLFTPAPGTPLDTVRRDFGATASLIENLRVVHPLLAVLTSAYLVWMVGALRRWRPSPAVTRWGVALFGVIAAQMAVGFLNVALKAPDWMQLTHLLLACIMWLVTVLLGYEALTTLRRVPTPARAGAPEVTA, encoded by the coding sequence ATGAGCGGAACGCTGACGGTTCCCCGCCGGGGTGCGGGCGCGTGGCTCCCCCGGCTGGCGTGGGCGGCCCTGGCCTACAACGTGCTGGTGATTCTCTGGGGAGCGGTCGTCCGAATCACGGGGGCGGGCGCCGGGTGCGGCGACCACTGGCCGCTGTGCAACGGGGTGGTGGTGCCGCCAAGCCCCACGGTCCACACCCTGATCGAATTCAGCCACCGCCTGACGAGCGGGGCAAGCGGGCTGATCGCCCTGGCGCTGATCGCGCTGGCCTTCCGCGCCGCGCCGAAGGGCCACCCCGTCCGGCTGGGCGCGGTGCTGAGCTTCGGGCTGATTCTGCTGGAGGGGCTGGTGGGCGGCGTGCAGGTGCTGCTTGGCCTGACCGCCGACTCGACCGACCCCGCGCGGGGGCTGGTGCAGGGCATCCACCTCGCCAACACCTTCCTGCTGCTGGGCGCCCTGCTGCTCACGGCGCTGTGGGCCTCGGGCCGCCCGGCGCTGCGGCTGCGCGGGCAGGGCAAGGCGCTGGGCGCACTCGCCGTGGGCCTGGGCCTCACGCTGGTGCTGGGCATGGCGGGCGCGGTGACGGCTTTGGGCGACCTGCTGTTCACGCCCGCGCCGGGCACGCCGCTGGACACGGTGCGACGGGACTTCGGGGCGACGGCCAGCCTGATCGAGAACCTGCGGGTGGTTCACCCCCTGCTGGCGGTGCTTACCAGCGCGTATCTGGTGTGGATGGTGGGAGCGCTGCGGCGCTGGCGGCCTTCCCCGGCCGTCACCCGCTGGGGCGTCGCCCTGTTCGGGGTGATCGCCGCGCAGATGGCGGTGGGCTTCCTGAACGTGGCCCTCAAGGCGCCCGACTGGATGCAGCTCACGCACCTGCTGCTGGCGTGCATCATGTGGCTCGTGACCGTCTTGCTGGGGTACGAAGCCCTGACCACCCTGCGCCGGGTGCCGACCCCGGCCCGCGCGGGCGCCCCCGAGGTGACGGCATGA
- the panB gene encoding 3-methyl-2-oxobutanoate hydroxymethyltransferase, producing the protein MKRSVPDLIQAADPLVMVTAYDYPGARHAEAAGVDLILVGDSLGNVVLGYDSTAPVTLADMIHHGRAVRRGAPETFVVVDLPFGTYQTGAGDAMRSAVQVIQQTGADAVKMEGATPEILEAVTVLTRNGIPVMGHVGLMPQTATAQGGLKVQGRDEEGARRTLDGALALQEAGAFSVVLEAIPARLARLITERLAVPTIGIGAGVHCRGQVLVYHDLLGLYEGDEKKLAKRYAELGRTSREALEAYAREVRAREFPGKEHSFVMKDEVLGKLY; encoded by the coding sequence ATGAAACGCTCCGTCCCCGACCTGATCCAGGCTGCCGACCCGCTGGTGATGGTGACGGCCTACGACTATCCGGGCGCCCGGCACGCCGAGGCCGCCGGGGTGGACCTGATCTTGGTGGGCGACAGCCTGGGCAACGTGGTGCTGGGCTACGACTCGACCGCCCCCGTGACCCTGGCCGACATGATTCACCACGGGCGGGCGGTGCGGCGGGGCGCTCCGGAGACGTTCGTGGTGGTGGACCTGCCCTTCGGCACCTACCAGACGGGCGCGGGCGACGCGATGCGCTCGGCGGTGCAGGTCATCCAGCAGACCGGGGCCGACGCCGTGAAGATGGAGGGGGCGACCCCGGAGATTCTGGAGGCCGTGACGGTGCTGACCCGCAACGGCATCCCGGTGATGGGCCACGTCGGCCTGATGCCCCAGACCGCGACGGCCCAGGGCGGCCTGAAGGTGCAGGGCCGCGACGAGGAGGGGGCGCGGCGCACCCTGGACGGGGCGCTGGCCTTGCAGGAGGCCGGGGCCTTCAGCGTGGTGCTGGAGGCGATTCCCGCCCGGCTGGCGCGGCTGATTACCGAGCGGCTCGCGGTGCCCACCATCGGGATCGGGGCCGGGGTCCACTGCCGGGGACAGGTGCTCGTGTACCACGACCTGCTGGGATTGTACGAGGGCGACGAGAAGAAGCTCGCCAAGCGCTACGCCGAACTGGGCCGCACCTCCCGCGAGGCGTTGGAAGCCTACGCCCGCGAGGTCCGCGCCCGCGAGTTCCCCGGCAAGGAGCACAGTTTCGTGATGAAGGACGAGGTGCTGGGCAAGCTGTACTAG
- a CDS encoding DUF420 domain-containing protein, protein MAPIINQWAVITIVLSGIALVVGVVFIRRGNREAHMRAMLTASALATVFLVLYLTRLALGYEKAYAGPDAWRGAYFALLISHIILAAANLPLALGALYNAWKGLQAAGNLGNIDVPAARPYFGRHRAWVRWTVPVWLYVAVTGWIIYLVLGRYGEVITG, encoded by the coding sequence GTGGCACCGATCATCAACCAGTGGGCCGTTATCACCATCGTCCTGAGCGGCATCGCGCTCGTGGTCGGTGTCGTCTTTATCCGCCGGGGCAACCGCGAGGCGCACATGCGGGCGATGCTCACCGCGAGTGCCCTCGCCACCGTCTTTCTGGTGCTGTACCTCACCCGGCTCGCGCTGGGCTACGAGAAGGCCTACGCCGGGCCGGACGCGTGGCGGGGGGCCTACTTCGCCCTCCTGATCAGCCACATCATCCTGGCCGCCGCCAACCTGCCCCTGGCGCTCGGCGCCCTGTACAACGCCTGGAAGGGCCTGCAGGCCGCCGGGAACCTCGGCAACATCGATGTGCCCGCCGCGCGGCCCTACTTTGGCCGCCACCGCGCCTGGGTGCGCTGGACGGTCCCGGTGTGGCTGTACGTGGCGGTCACGGGCTGGATCATCTACCTCGTGCTGGGGAGATACGGCGAGGTGATCACGGGGTAA